The Nostoc sp. 'Peltigera membranacea cyanobiont' N6 genome contains the following window.
GATTCTGATGTATAGTCTGCTTTTCCATCCTTTGCTTGCAGATATCTAACATCTCTGGGAGAGATTTTTCTAAATCCTGTAGCAAGTTATTTATGACAGGATGAGATGTTATCTCAGTAACGTTAATTATCTTAATAATTGGAGGTGCGCCTTTGATTCCAATTGAGACAATTACTGTTTCAGAATTTGGTATTAACTGAATGGTTATTAAGGTGGTTTTTGTGTCAGAATTGCGTACATCTATCTAGATAGATGAATCTTGGTTTATAACTTCAGTGTTTACTAATTCATCTACTGTTTCTTCTAAATCGCTATTCTCCTGAATATCAGGATTAAAATCTCTACTGCTGTAACTGTCTTCAAGGTTAGTTACATTCTCGTCAGGTAATATTTGACTGCTCATGATTAAGAGAGATTGGCTAATCTAAATAAGGTGCGGATAGTAATACCTGTCTTGTTAAAAGACTGCCATTTGTAGGCGCATTCGCCTGATTTGTACTTAGGAGAAAGTTGGCTCCAAGTGTCCCATGCTTTAAATAAAATGGGACTGACACTATGAAGTGCCATCCCGACTTGAATCCACGAGTGGTAATCATCTGCAAATCGAGGGTGTATGACTTCGAGTAGTACAAGTGCGGTTTGGATATTTGTCTCGATTGAGGGAATTAAATGAGCGTATCTGTCTACCCCATATCTGCGGTTATATTTTTCTTGGGGTAGGTTAAACTTCCTTGTTTTTTCCTGTTTGGCAAGCATCTGAGCAATTACCCAGTCGGGGGCTATTTCTATTTGGCGCTCAGATGGACTACAGCCAGGAAGCCATCTGTAATTTCTGCCCTCTGGGTGAAAGGAAGGGGGAAGGATTGAGGCTAGGTTTTTGCCTCGAAACTCCAGGTGTTCGTCCTTCCCAGTTTTGATTTTGCGAGATTTTACCTCCCAAGCTTTTGAATTTGGGATGAGGTATAAGCGCTGGCTCCGATATTTCCTTCCAGAGGTAAATGCAATTGTGGGAGGAAGGTATTTTTGAGCGCGATCGTGTAACGACTCCGTAGGAGTATCGCGTGCTTCGACGGGTGTTAGCTGGTTAAGTTCTTCTGGTTCTGTATGTTCGTTAATTTGGATAATTTGTCGCCAGGATGTTTCCCCGTCGCAGTCAATAGCTACTAAATATCCTTGAGGATGATTGGAACTAATAACCGGGTTATCTAATTTAATCAGAATATCTGGTAAGTAATGGCATTGTTTGGAAATTACCTCTCGTGCATAATTGATTAGCCAATACTCGGCTTCTTTTAAGAGAGCTTTTGATTCGAGATTTTGGCACACTTCATCGTAAACTTTAGACATTAAATATGCCCTTTGTTCAAAAACCATTCCATTAGTTCGCATTTTTAAGTCTGATGGATAAGTAATTATTAAATCAGTAAGTTCATCGCTGATTTTTGGAAGAGGATATTTATCATTTTCTTGCTCTTTTGGATGGGATATTTTTACTTCATATCCTAGATTGACAGCATGATTGATAATAAAATCGATGCTATTAGACTCAACAAAATCTCCTAACTTAAAATCTGTTTCTAGGAGGAGATATGTTGGTGCATGGAGAATTTGAAACCGTTTAGGGTTTTGACTTGAATCCGCTAATAGTTCGATGTACATTGCTTATTCTCACAAATTTTCATAAATCTTGTGCGTAAGCGATGTATGTGGTTTAATTACTGAAAAGATAATCCTACCCAAGATGGGTAGGATTATCTTAATTATTGATTAATGATTTTTGTTTGTGTCGAATTGATTATTTCCTCCAGTAGAGATAGCCCAACTGATTTAAACAGTGCTTTGTTATCATCAGGGCAGCGTTGAATTGTTGTACAAGATGAGCAGCCGTATTTGCAAGGGCAATTATCTACTAGAAACTTTGCCTTCATAAAAGCAGTTTCTAAATACTTGATGAGAGTATCACACATACCTGTACCGTGTTCGCATGTATCGAAGAAATAGCCTACTATCTTATAATTTGATGGTACTTCGATTAACATAAAATCGATATCTCGACTGTTTGCTCCATGTTCGACAAGTGGTAAACTGAGCATGAGTTGGTGTGCGAGAGTATGAACGCAAATCTGAGTTTCATTGCTTTCAAATAGCTGTTTCTCTTCATTGGAAATATATTTCTGTTTGTTGAGTATCTCTTTTCGGAGATTTTTGACCATAGCTGAAAAATATTTTCTCGCATCAGCGTTAATTTCAACCCTAACGCAGAATGTATTGTAGTTAAGAGCAAATGCTTCCTTGTATTTATTTTCCTCCAATAGTTCGACAAATTCTCGTTCAATAAGTTGGGTATTGCAAGCAGGACAAGTTTGTATATGTCCGGGTAAATTTAAATTGAAGTTGCGACATCTGTTATTAGTGCAAGTCCATTTTTGTTCCAGCCTGTACAAGTTGTACCCGTAAATTTCTTCTTTGATTTTGGCTGAAACAGGTGTAAATCTAGCTGCCCCTTGGGAAAGATTGATAATTTTGGCTTCCCCTGCAATTTTGATTTCCTCGAAATTTAGGCTTCCTTCGGGACGACTAAATAGGTTGGTTGCCTCAATTGGCTTGAGAATTGCTTTCCCTTCGGTTAAATTTAGCTCTTGTGATTTATACTGTACGGGGTTGCCGTCAAAGTCTTGAGCAAGATATATGGCACCAGGGTAAACTTCTCGTAGCGCAGATGATGCCGAACTTTCCTCAAACTCTTCCGCGCTATCTTGATTGATATAACTGATGTTTTGGTCAGTGTTACCTCTGAATTTAATTTTTGAGTGGACATAACCGAGGTTTCGATTAGTTGTCAGTCTTTAGACATCTCCAAAATAGTATCATTCTGTGATAAAAGAACATTAAAGAGTGGTTTTGGCACAGGAGCATGAGCAATATACTGAATTACATTGAAGAGAATCCTAAACAAACACAAAGGTTAATAGGACTGGAATATGAACAGTTACAACAATTAATCCTAAATGCGGAACGTTTATATCATGAAAAACAAGCTTCACTAGAATCTAAGAAAGTTAGAATTATTGCTGGTGGAGGAGGTCGCAAACCAAAATTACCTATTCCCGAACAAATCATTTTAACTTTGGTGTATCTCCGGCATCTAA
Protein-coding sequences here:
- a CDS encoding Zn-binding domain-containing protein, which codes for MYRLEQKWTCTNNRCRNFNLNLPGHIQTCPACNTQLIEREFVELLEENKYKEAFALNYNTFCVRVEINADARKYFSAMVKNLRKEILNKQKYISNEEKQLFESNETQICVHTLAHQLMLSLPLVEHGANSRDIDFMLIEVPSNYKIVGYFFDTCEHGTGMCDTLIKYLETAFMKAKFLVDNCPCKYGCSSCTTIQRCPDDNKALFKSVGLSLLEEIINSTQTKIINQ
- a CDS encoding PriCT-2 domain-containing protein — translated: MYIELLADSSQNPKRFQILHAPTYLLLETDFKLGDFVESNSIDFIINHAVNLGYEVKISHPKEQENDKYPLPKISDELTDLIITYPSDLKMRTNGMVFEQRAYLMSKVYDEVCQNLESKALLKEAEYWLINYAREVISKQCHYLPDILIKLDNPVISSNHPQGYLVAIDCDGETSWRQIIQINEHTEPEELNQLTPVEARDTPTESLHDRAQKYLPPTIAFTSGRKYRSQRLYLIPNSKAWEVKSRKIKTGKDEHLEFRGKNLASILPPSFHPEGRNYRWLPGCSPSERQIEIAPDWVIAQMLAKQEKTRKFNLPQEKYNRRYGVDRYAHLIPSIETNIQTALVLLEVIHPRFADDYHSWIQVGMALHSVSPILFKAWDTWSQLSPKYKSGECAYKWQSFNKTGITIRTLFRLANLS